The sequence ACCCTCGCGGAAAACAAGCGTCAGGGCATTGATCTCTTTCTGCGCGAACAGATCGCGCAGCTGCGAACGCTGGCCTATTCCCACAGCGTCGAAGACCTTTCTTCCCCGGAAGTGCTAGAGAGCATTCTCGCCACCATGCAGCTCAGCTCCAAGACGTTCATCGATCTCGGATTGATCAACGAGGAGGGGGCGCACGTCAGTTATTCCGGACCCTACAACCTGTCTCATGCCAACTACAAGAACGAGAAATGGTTCAACGAGGTCATGCTGCGCAAGGTCTATGTTTCTGACGTCTTTGAAGGATTTCGCGGCTTTCCGCACATGATCATCGCCGTGAAGAAGCAGGAGAAAGGCAAGGTTTGGATTTTGCGGGCCACCATTGATTCCGATATTTTCGACTCCCTGGTGCGCTGGCTGCAACTTGGCGATCTGGGGGATGCCTATCTCGTCAATCGTGCCGGGGATCTGCAAACCCGGTCCAGATTCGGAAACAAGAGTCGTGACATCTATGCGTCCATGCTCGGCGCTCCTTTTTCCGGAGCCAGGGTGATGCAGCATCGGGATAATGAGAAGGAAATTTTTGTGGGCGGCATCTGGCTTGAGCAAAAGGAGTGGCTTCTCGTCATCGAAGAGGACAAGCGCGGCGAACTCCAGCCCCTCTTCAAGACAAGGACGGCGACATGGGGCGTGATGGGCACAGGCTTTGCCGTGATCATTCTCGGCACCCTCATCATCACGCGCATGATCGTCACCCAGCAGGAGAACGCCAGTAGGCAGCAGGCGCGGATGAACGAGGAACTGATCCAATCGAGCAAGATGGCCGCCCTGGGCAAGCTCGCGGCCGGAGTGGCGCACGAGGTCAACAATCCCCTCGCGGTCATCCGCGAGAAGGCCGGCTGGATGCGCGACCTGCTCGAAGAGGAGGACGTCAAGGGCAGTGCGAATTTCCAGGAATTCGCCGACGCCGTGGACAAGATCGAACAGCATGTCGAGCGGGCGGGCAAGGTCGTGCACCGCATGCTCGGTTTTGCGCGGCGCATGGAGCCTGTCTGCAACGACATCTATCTCAACGATGTCCTGAAGCAGACCACCGCATTTCTCGAGAACGAGATCCGCTTCCGGAACATAGAGCTGGTCTGGTCGCTCAAGCCCGATCTGCCGACCATCCAGTCCGACGCCGCCCAGATTCAGCAGGTCATCCTCAATCTCTTCAACAACGCCATCGACGCCATAGACCGCAACGGCCACATCACCGTCGCCACCGGATACGACCAGCAGGCGGACATGGTTAGCATAAGCATCCACGATGACGGTCCAGGCATGGACAAGGAGGTGCAGCGGCGAATTTTCGACCCGTTCTTCACCACCAAGAAGGTGGGCGAGGGGACGGGACTGGGGCTCTCCATCAGCTATTCGATCATCAGCAAGCTGGGGGGGAGCATCCGCTTCGAGTCCGAGGCTGAAAAGGGGACCGAATTCATAATTCTTTTGCCGGTGAAACATCATGACTGAAAAGAACGACGTACAGATTGCGCTCGTGAATGACGGACCTTCGGTGCTGGTGGTCGACGACGAGCAGGATTTTGTGGAGACCCTGGTCAAGCGCATGGAGCGCAGGGGGTTCAAGGTCACGGGAGTGGGCGGCGGGCAGGAGGCGCTCTTGCTGCTAGGGAAAGAGCATTTTGACGTGGTCATCCTCGATGTGATGATGCCGGGAATGGACGGAATCGAAACCCTGCGCGAGATCAAGCTCGCCTGGCCCCGGATTCAGGTCATCCTTCTTTCGGGGCATGGCGGCGAAGAAATGGGCGTGCGCGGGATGGCCTACGGGGCTTATACCTATCTGCTCAAGCCCGTGGCCCTGAAGACAATCGTCGAGACGGCATACACCGCTTTTGAAGAAGCCGGGGTCCGCTAGCGGGACGCCGTGCGCCAGTATACGCGTCAAGCCATAAAACGGAATTTTTTCGTGGCCATGCTCCTGGCCCCGTTCATTCCCGTGCTCCTGGCTCTGGGAACAGGCGGATATCTTTTCTGGAATCATGCCCAGCAGGGCGTTCTGGAGAGATTGACCCTGTTGTCCGAGTACAACGCGCGCGTGGTCGATCGTTTTCTGGACGATTTTCTGGGCGACCTGGCCATGGCCAGCCTCCAGCTTTCAGAATACCCTGATGCTGGCGGATTTGAAAGTGTTTTCAAGATGTTGGCAGTCAAACACAAAGGGCTTGTCGATATCGCTCTTGTCGATTCCAAAGGGGCGGTGCTGGCTTACGCCGGACCAAGCGTCTACAAGGGAACGCATGCCGTGCCGGGGCGCTGGCTGGATGAAGCCCTGGAAAGGGGTCGCAGCGTCGG is a genomic window of Deltaproteobacteria bacterium containing:
- a CDS encoding two-component sensor histidine kinase, which produces TLAENKRQGIDLFLREQIAQLRTLAYSHSVEDLSSPEVLESILATMQLSSKTFIDLGLINEEGAHVSYSGPYNLSHANYKNEKWFNEVMLRKVYVSDVFEGFRGFPHMIIAVKKQEKGKVWILRATIDSDIFDSLVRWLQLGDLGDAYLVNRAGDLQTRSRFGNKSRDIYASMLGAPFSGARVMQHRDNEKEIFVGGIWLEQKEWLLVIEEDKRGELQPLFKTRTATWGVMGTGFAVIILGTLIITRMIVTQQENASRQQARMNEELIQSSKMAALGKLAAGVAHEVNNPLAVIREKAGWMRDLLEEEDVKGSANFQEFADAVDKIEQHVERAGKVVHRMLGFARRMEPVCNDIYLNDVLKQTTAFLENEIRFRNIELVWSLKPDLPTIQSDAAQIQQVILNLFNNAIDAIDRNGHITVATGYDQQADMVSISIHDDGPGMDKEVQRRIFDPFFTTKKVGEGTGLGLSISYSIISKLGGSIRFESEAEKGTEFIILLPVKHHD
- a CDS encoding response regulator, translated to MLVVDDEQDFVETLVKRMERRGFKVTGVGGGQEALLLLGKEHFDVVILDVMMPGMDGIETLREIKLAWPRIQVILLSGHGGEEMGVRGMAYGAYTYLLKPVALKTIVETAYTAFEEAGVR